In Arthrobacter sp. CDRTa11, one DNA window encodes the following:
- a CDS encoding glycogen debranching N-terminal domain-containing protein: MAGWNADTAAGPLGAGTVTLVEGSSFCISLPNGDIESEHPHGVFVQDSRILSGWRLTINGHEIEPLVAEAKEPFRALLVGRVIRTDGYADSPLIVERLREVGAGIQELLTVRNYSPAPAECLISLTVEADFADLFEVKEARIHRHWEETREVDGDTLILRSLWQGVRKGIRVQAPGANFTEEALTYRVSIAAHAQWSTILTVVPTGDTPSPPPPSFVHPDEEGLSPRDVRRQEWVAKIPVLHMGNRSIERTLRRSYDDLGALRIEDPNHPERVVVAAGAPWFMTLFGRDSLLASEMALPVDPSLALGTLQTLADRQGTVVDPMSEEEPGKILHEVRLDVSSGLSLGGKSVYYGSVDATPLFVVVLGSASRYGFFAETISALMPHADRALDWISEYGDKDGDGFVEYQRLNPRGLINQGWKDSWDGINFADGSMAEGSIALCEVQGYVYAAYTGRAWMAYDAGDTATATRYADKAAQLKKQFNEQFWMPDRGYYAVALDGRKRQVDACASNMGHCLVYGLVDEDKAPQVVEHLMSPEMFSGWGVRTLASNMGAYNPASYHNGSVWPHDNALIASGLLRYGFIAEAQRISTALLEAAEYSGGRLPELFCGFSRDQIAEPVPYPTACSPQAWAATTPIRLVTSLMRYDTHVSLGGVWVDPVLPESYGDLHISNAPLAGGRITIDISNSKPSVQGLPEGLELRQGRRPYLTQLVEEAGLDRDANRSWMASGRSGSP; the protein is encoded by the coding sequence ATGGCTGGATGGAATGCCGATACTGCGGCAGGGCCCCTGGGGGCCGGGACGGTTACTTTGGTGGAGGGATCGTCCTTTTGTATTTCCTTACCGAATGGGGATATCGAATCCGAGCATCCGCACGGCGTTTTTGTGCAGGACAGCCGGATCCTTTCGGGCTGGCGCCTCACCATCAACGGGCACGAGATTGAACCCCTGGTGGCGGAGGCCAAGGAACCGTTCCGCGCGCTGTTGGTAGGCAGGGTCATCCGCACGGACGGCTACGCGGACAGCCCGCTGATTGTGGAACGGCTGCGCGAGGTGGGCGCGGGCATCCAGGAACTGCTCACTGTCCGCAATTATTCGCCCGCCCCGGCAGAATGCCTGATCTCACTGACGGTTGAGGCGGATTTCGCTGATCTCTTTGAGGTGAAGGAGGCCCGGATCCATCGCCACTGGGAAGAAACCCGGGAGGTGGACGGGGACACGTTAATCCTCCGGTCCCTCTGGCAGGGTGTCCGGAAGGGCATCCGCGTCCAGGCTCCGGGCGCAAACTTCACGGAGGAGGCATTGACCTACCGCGTGTCCATCGCCGCCCACGCGCAATGGAGCACCATCCTCACTGTAGTTCCCACCGGCGATACGCCCAGTCCGCCGCCGCCATCGTTCGTTCACCCTGACGAGGAGGGATTGTCCCCGCGCGACGTCCGCCGGCAGGAATGGGTGGCCAAGATTCCCGTGCTGCACATGGGCAACCGGTCCATCGAACGGACGCTGCGGCGCAGCTACGACGATCTGGGCGCCCTGCGCATCGAGGATCCCAATCATCCGGAGCGTGTGGTGGTGGCCGCCGGCGCACCCTGGTTCATGACGCTCTTTGGCCGGGACTCGTTGTTGGCCTCGGAAATGGCGCTGCCGGTGGATCCCTCCCTTGCCCTGGGCACGTTGCAGACGCTGGCGGACAGGCAAGGCACGGTGGTGGATCCGATGAGCGAGGAGGAACCGGGCAAAATCCTGCACGAGGTCAGGCTCGACGTCTCCAGCGGGCTGTCGCTGGGCGGAAAGTCCGTCTACTACGGCAGCGTGGACGCCACCCCGCTGTTTGTGGTGGTGCTTGGCTCCGCAAGCCGCTACGGATTCTTCGCAGAAACCATCTCCGCTTTGATGCCCCATGCGGACCGGGCGCTGGACTGGATCAGCGAATACGGGGACAAGGACGGGGACGGGTTCGTGGAGTACCAGCGGCTCAACCCCCGGGGGCTCATTAACCAGGGCTGGAAGGACTCCTGGGACGGCATCAACTTCGCCGACGGGAGCATGGCCGAGGGCTCGATCGCGCTCTGCGAGGTGCAGGGCTACGTTTACGCGGCCTACACAGGGCGTGCCTGGATGGCCTACGACGCCGGCGACACAGCCACGGCCACCCGCTACGCTGACAAGGCGGCGCAGCTCAAGAAGCAGTTCAACGAGCAGTTCTGGATGCCGGACCGCGGGTACTACGCGGTGGCCTTGGACGGCCGGAAGCGGCAGGTGGACGCGTGCGCATCCAACATGGGCCACTGCCTGGTGTATGGCCTCGTCGACGAGGACAAGGCGCCGCAAGTAGTGGAGCACCTGATGTCTCCAGAAATGTTCAGCGGCTGGGGCGTACGCACCCTGGCAAGCAACATGGGTGCCTACAACCCGGCCAGCTACCACAACGGCTCCGTCTGGCCGCATGACAATGCGCTGATCGCCAGCGGCCTGCTGCGGTACGGGTTCATCGCCGAAGCGCAGCGCATTTCCACTGCCCTGCTGGAAGCTGCCGAGTACTCCGGCGGCCGGCTGCCTGAGCTGTTTTGCGGCTTCAGCCGGGACCAGATCGCCGAACCGGTGCCGTATCCCACAGCCTGCTCGCCCCAGGCCTGGGCGGCCACCACACCCATTCGCCTGGTGACCAGCCTGATGCGGTACGACACCCACGTTTCCCTCGGCGGCGTATGGGTGGATCCTGTCCTGCCGGAATCGTATGGCGACCTGCACATCAGCAACGCACCCCTGGCTGGTGGCCGGATCACCATTGACATCTCCAACTCAAAGCCGTCTGTCCAGGGCCTTCCGGAAGGGTTGGAACTGCGCCAGGGACGGCGGCCCTATTTGACGCAGCTGGTGGAGGAAGCGGGGCTTGACCGTGACGCGAACCGCAGCTGGATGGCATCCGGACGGAGCGGCTCGCCCTAG
- a CDS encoding GNAT family N-acetyltransferase yields MPIVREGLPEDMPGLAALRATWAAEQDPAAAEDPDFEAAFRDWADANPRKVFVAEQDGELVGMLNLMIFQRMPKPRKEASCWVYLGNVYVLPQHRNAGIGRRLVEASVAFAQSIGAARMVLSPSADSRSFYSRLGFQPAEELDIRKF; encoded by the coding sequence ATGCCAATTGTTCGAGAGGGACTTCCAGAAGACATGCCCGGCCTGGCTGCACTGCGCGCAACGTGGGCCGCCGAGCAGGACCCGGCTGCCGCGGAGGATCCGGATTTCGAGGCGGCCTTCCGTGACTGGGCGGACGCCAACCCCCGCAAGGTGTTCGTGGCTGAGCAGGATGGCGAGCTCGTCGGCATGCTGAACCTGATGATCTTCCAGCGGATGCCCAAACCGAGGAAGGAAGCCTCGTGCTGGGTTTACCTCGGCAATGTTTATGTGCTGCCGCAGCACCGGAACGCCGGCATCGGACGCCGCCTGGTGGAAGCGTCCGTCGCCTTCGCGCAAAGCATCGGAGCGGCACGGATGGTCCTGTCACCCTCCGCCGACTCCCGCAGCTTCTACTCGCGCTTAGGCTTCCAGCCGGCCGAAGAACTGGACATTCGAAAGTTCTGA
- a CDS encoding DUF6457 domain-containing protein codes for MAADNDELRILDEWSQRLAQALQILDLEVDQDLLLELARKSAASVIHAAAPVTTFMVGYAAGLEAGTGSAGSTASSAAAVSKAADVAFQLCGDGADGGPASKGWADTAQ; via the coding sequence ATGGCAGCCGACAACGACGAACTGCGCATCCTGGACGAGTGGAGCCAGCGGCTGGCCCAGGCGCTGCAGATCCTGGACCTAGAGGTGGATCAGGATCTGCTCCTGGAGCTCGCCAGGAAATCCGCGGCCTCCGTGATTCACGCGGCTGCTCCGGTGACCACGTTTATGGTTGGCTACGCCGCCGGCCTTGAGGCGGGAACAGGCAGTGCCGGGTCCACAGCGTCTTCCGCCGCTGCGGTCTCCAAAGCTGCCGACGTCGCGTTCCAGCTCTGCGGGGACGGGGCCGACGGCGGTCCGGCCAGCAAGGGCTGGGCGGACACGGCGCAGTAG
- a CDS encoding GNAT family N-acetyltransferase, with amino-acid sequence MSDITIRHNPDRERFEVLDAGNVIGKAAYKEYDGGASPQRIFYHTVINEEYGGQGLAGKLATVALDETVAAGIAIVPVCPFIKKFLTKHPEYSANTAATTPAHPEFLNEPSPRARA; translated from the coding sequence ATGAGTGATATCACTATCCGCCACAACCCGGACCGGGAGCGCTTTGAAGTGCTGGACGCCGGCAACGTGATTGGCAAGGCCGCGTACAAAGAGTACGACGGCGGCGCCTCACCGCAGCGGATTTTCTATCACACCGTGATCAACGAGGAATACGGCGGCCAGGGCCTGGCAGGCAAGCTCGCCACCGTGGCCCTGGATGAAACCGTCGCGGCAGGCATCGCCATTGTGCCGGTGTGCCCCTTCATCAAGAAGTTCCTCACTAAGCATCCTGAGTACTCCGCCAACACCGCTGCTACAACACCGGCGCACCCGGAGTTCCTGAACGAGCCTTCTCCCCGTGCCCGGGCGTAA
- a CDS encoding MFS transporter yields the protein MSNKPRTGLAVAGLSLGTALNPLNSSMIAVALVVLRADFGLDVATVTWVITSFYLSSAAGQPLMGRLADRFGPRRMFMFGMGMVAVTCAVAPFSPNFALLCVARALMALGTATAYPSAMAMVGAIAKRAKVESARPLGRIQMANTSAAAVGPVIGGLLVGFVGWEALFIINVPLALAALLIVKQVAPADGERERGSVAELVRDSDIPGILGFVTSLLLAMMALLDAVPGYRWWMLGAGTVIAALFVWREFRFSTPFLDLRLLGRNRPLVLVYLGFAVFNSVYYFVFFGLPQLLQESGGYDPGLVGLLMLPLATMSFLATPWAVRSMARFSVRRVLITGVVLLMAVAALMWLFTGSLAIPLVAALTALMGVPYAMVSIAFNQGMFISTRPQERGVAAGIFQTCRYVGAITATVLIGVFAAGGVDGASWGQMVLAMLVLCVPVFVVTLLWRERTD from the coding sequence GTGAGCAACAAACCCCGGACCGGCCTGGCGGTGGCAGGCCTTAGCCTGGGCACAGCGCTGAACCCGCTGAACTCGTCCATGATTGCCGTGGCACTGGTGGTGCTGCGCGCAGATTTTGGCCTCGACGTCGCCACCGTGACCTGGGTGATCACGTCCTTCTACCTCAGCTCGGCAGCAGGCCAGCCGCTGATGGGCAGGCTCGCGGACAGATTCGGGCCGCGCCGGATGTTCATGTTTGGCATGGGCATGGTGGCGGTAACCTGTGCGGTTGCCCCGTTCTCGCCCAACTTCGCCCTGCTGTGCGTGGCCCGGGCGTTGATGGCCCTCGGCACAGCCACGGCGTATCCCAGCGCAATGGCGATGGTGGGTGCCATCGCCAAACGGGCCAAGGTTGAATCAGCCCGGCCGCTGGGCCGGATCCAGATGGCCAACACCTCCGCGGCAGCGGTAGGCCCGGTGATCGGCGGCCTCCTGGTGGGCTTTGTGGGGTGGGAAGCGTTGTTCATCATCAACGTCCCGCTGGCCCTCGCCGCACTCCTCATCGTGAAGCAGGTGGCCCCCGCAGATGGTGAGCGTGAACGCGGAAGCGTTGCCGAGCTGGTGCGGGATTCGGACATCCCGGGCATCCTGGGCTTTGTCACGTCGCTGCTGCTGGCGATGATGGCCCTGCTGGATGCGGTTCCAGGCTACCGCTGGTGGATGCTGGGCGCCGGGACGGTGATTGCTGCACTGTTTGTCTGGCGCGAGTTCCGGTTCAGCACGCCCTTCCTGGACCTGCGGCTCCTCGGCCGGAACCGGCCGCTGGTGCTGGTGTACCTTGGCTTCGCAGTGTTCAACAGCGTCTACTACTTTGTGTTCTTCGGACTGCCCCAGCTCCTGCAGGAATCAGGCGGGTACGACCCCGGCCTGGTGGGACTGCTGATGCTGCCGCTGGCCACCATGTCCTTCCTTGCCACGCCCTGGGCGGTGCGTTCCATGGCGAGGTTCAGTGTGCGGCGGGTGCTTATTACCGGCGTCGTCCTTCTGATGGCAGTGGCTGCCCTGATGTGGCTTTTCACCGGCTCACTGGCTATTCCGCTGGTCGCGGCACTGACAGCGCTAATGGGTGTTCCGTACGCAATGGTCAGCATTGCGTTCAACCAGGGAATGTTTATCTCCACCCGCCCCCAGGAGCGGGGCGTTGCGGCGGGGATCTTCCAGACCTGCCGCTACGTTGGGGCCATCACCGCCACGGTGCTGATTGGTGTCTTCGCGGCCGGCGGCGTGGACGGTGCAAGCTGGGGCCAGATGGTGCTTGCCATGCTGGTGCTCTGCGTGCCGGTGTTCGTGGTGACGCTGCTGTGGCGGGAGCGGACCGACTAG